Part of the Molothrus aeneus isolate 106 chromosome 8, BPBGC_Maene_1.0, whole genome shotgun sequence genome is shown below.
GCTGGATCTGGCTGTGCAGTACTGGGTATCTCTACACCCCTcgagtgcagggcagggaggcgCTGAGCCCTTTGGGGCTCCAATAAGATAAAGGATGTTTTCAGGCCAGACAGAAGGAGGGGCCCAGGCTGGGGAAGCCAAGTTCAGAGCCTCCCTTAGGGAATTGTGGAGGCGCCTTGCAGCTGGAATGGCAAGATGGGgctgccagcaggtcagggggGTTTATGCCCATCCAACTCCGCTAGGCACTGCtgcccccagctcagctcccccagGCCAGTCCCCCCTCTACCCCAGGGAAAAGTCAGCACCCACCTGAGCATGCAGCATCTGCAAGACCAGGGCCAGGGGATTTTGGCTTGAGTCCTAGGGGGGCTCCCAAAGATTGGTATCCCTCTTAGGGGCTCTCCATTTGGGTCCTTCCACTTGCAGTAGCCTACGTCTGtccagggctgggagaagggcCTGTGCAGTGGCTGGGTGTTCATGCTGTCTCGGTGCTCTGCAGGTGAAGCCGTGCTCGGCGAAGgcctctgtctgtccatccgtTTGTGCAGGAGTCTCTGGAGGAATTGCAGTGCAGTCAGCCAGGAGGGGATTGGGTGGCAGGGTCATTTCATCCCATAGACAGGCTGTGTTCTGTCTGCGGCTGAGAAGGGGAGCCAAGTGGCACGGGATGTCAGATGATGTCTCGCTGGTCCTGGCAACGCCGCAACAGGCAGTAGAGCCCGGAGAAGAGGTACAGGCAGGCAGTGATGCCCCCGCAGATGGAGGCGCTCAGGTAGGCACTGtacaggcagtgctggctgtaGCCCGGCAGGTTGCAAAAGCTTCTCTGCTTGGCCTTGTGACCCATGATGCCGGTGGCAGCTGCGTAGAGCCCCACACCCAGTGCCAGGTCGTGCACCAGGTTGGTGAGGAGCCAGCGGGAGCCCAACCAGGGCACCAGCTCCCAGCGCCCCAGCAGGCTCAGCCCGAAGAGGGCCAGGGTGAGGAGCCAGACGAGGACGGCGGCAAACAGAGCGAAGTGGGCCGCCCCCTCGTACTTATGAGCCGCTACCGTCACCCAGAAGGCAGCGCCCAGAGCCAGCTGCCCCAGGCGTAGCAGGCCCAGCGGGCTCCGCAGGAAGGCGCGATGGAGGCTGAGAGAGCCGCGGGCCGGCGGCCCCGGGGGCGGCGGCACTGTCGGGGGAGCCGTGCGGGCCATGGCGCGGCCCTGCCTACTCCGGCGCGGCTCGGGCGGGACTCAGGGCCCCGGCAGCGACTTCCTCCCTGGCTGTTGCCAAACATCTGGCACTTAGAGGTCCTCCCCGCGCGGggcctctctcctctcctctccgcCCCGCCTCCGCGCCCCGCCGCACCTCCCGCCAGCCCATCGGATACCCGAGGGCCGCCGCGGATGCGCCGTCGGGCAGGGGCCGCCGCGCCCCTCCCGTCCCGCTGCGGCCAGGGCGGGCCACAACGCGGGGCGCGAGGGGCGGCAGGAGGACGTGGCAGACGGCGACCGATGCCGGCGGCGGGGCGCAGGGACAGCGCACCAGGACCCCGTGCGGCGGCGGGCGCGCGCCGGGGTTGCCCTTACGTCATCCGGGATTCCCTTCGGAGTGCCGAGCGGCGGGGCCCCGCCCAGGGGCGAGGCCTCGCACCCCGCCCGTGACGTCATCTGCCACGTGGCCTCCTAGAGAAGCGGGGCAGCCGCGCCCCTCGGCGCCGATTGGCCGTGGCAGCGGGAGGCGGGCGGGGATtcgcgggggcggggccggcacgCAGCGGTGAATGAATGGGGCGCGCGGCTGTGGCGGGACCCCGGCGCGGTGGCGCGAAGCGGGTCCGGGAACGCAGCGGACACCAGGCGGAGCCGCCACCGCCAGGTCTGTGCGAGGGGCCGGTGGGTGCGGGGCAGCGTCGGAGCGAAAGTGGGTCACGGCGGGGCCCAGCGCCCCGGGCAGGGCGGGACCGGACTTGCGTGCCCCGGCCCGAGCCGGGGCGTCTCCCGCGTTCCCGGGCGGCAACGCCTGTGCGGCTGGCCCCCTGCCCGGCATCCCGGACCGCCCTTAACCCGACGCCCCCCCTTCCTCACTGGGCATCCGCGCCGGATCCCGGGGGAGGCGGACCGGACCGGGCGGCGAGACCGCAGCCTGACGCCGACTGTTCGGTGCCCGCAGCGGCCAGGGCCATGGGCACTCCGGCCTCGGTGGTGAGCGACTCTCCGGGACGGGCGGCGCCCGCAGCCCGCGCCCGCAAGCGGGCCTCGGCCAACATCTTCCAGGGCGTGGGGCTGCGAGAGCTGCGGAGCCTGTTCCggagcggcggggccgagcGGCCCGAGGAGCGCGCCCGCCTCGTCTGGCGGTACGCGGGCCAACGGCGCATGGCGCGGGCCCTGCGGCGGCTTCGGCGACGACGAACAGCCCAGCCCGGCGGTGGGATGGCCGCGCTACGGCGCTTCGAACACCTTCGGTAGGTACGGGTCTCGGAGGCGGGGCAACCGGGGGAAGTGCGGCCGGGCCACGCCGCTAACACGCACCTCTTGCCCGTAGGATCGCGGAGAAGCTGGAGGGTGACTGCGGGGCCAGGACGGGCTCAGGGTCCAAGC
Proteins encoded:
- the AVPI1 gene encoding arginine vasopressin-induced protein 1, with the protein product MGRAAVAGPRRGGAKRVRERSGHQAEPPPPAARAMGTPASVVSDSPGRAAPAARARKRASANIFQGVGLRELRSLFRSGGAERPEERARLVWRYAGQRRMARALRRLRRRRTAQPGGGMAALRRFEHLRIAEKLEGDCGARTGSGSKQQR
- the MARVELD1 gene encoding MARVEL domain-containing protein 1, with the translated sequence MARTAPPTVPPPPGPPARGSLSLHRAFLRSPLGLLRLGQLALGAAFWVTVAAHKYEGAAHFALFAAVLVWLLTLALFGLSLLGRWELVPWLGSRWLLTNLVHDLALGVGLYAAATGIMGHKAKQRSFCNLPGYSQHCLYSAYLSASICGGITACLYLFSGLYCLLRRCQDQRDII